In the genome of Pongo pygmaeus isolate AG05252 chromosome 9, NHGRI_mPonPyg2-v2.0_pri, whole genome shotgun sequence, one region contains:
- the RCN1 gene encoding reticulocalbin-1, with translation MARGGRGRHLGFALGLLLALVLAPRVLRAKPTVRKERVVRPDSELGERPPEDNQSFKYDHEAFLGKEDSKTFDQLTPDESKQRLGKIVDRIDNDGDGFVTTEELKTWIKRVQKRYIFDNVAKVWKDYDRDKDDKISWEEYKQATYGYYLGNPAEFHDSSDHHTFKKMLPRDERRFKAADLNGDLTATREEFTAFLHPEEFEHMKEIVVLETLEDIDKNGDGFVDQDEYIADMFSHEENGPEPDWVLSEREQFNEFRDLNKDGKLDKDEIRHWILPQDYDHAQAEARHLVYESDKNKDEKLTKEEILENWNMFVGSQATNYGEDLTKNHDEL, from the exons ATGGCGCGCGGTGGCCGCGGCCGCCACCTGGGGTTCGCCCTGGGGCTGCTGCTGGCGCTGGTGCTGGCGCCGCGGGTTCTGCGGGCCAAGCCCACGGTGCGCAAAGAGCGCGTGGTGCGGCCCGACTCGGAGCTGGGCGAGCGGCCCCCTGAGGACAACCAGAGCTTCAAGTACGACCACGAGGCCTTCCTGGGCAAGGAGGACTCCAAGACCTTCGACCAGCTCACCCCGGACGAGAGCAAGCAGAGGCTGGG GAAGATTGTTGATCGAATTGACAATGATGGGGATGGCTTTGTCACTACTGAGGAGCTGAAAACCTGGATCAAACGGGTGCAGAAAAGATACATCTTCGATAATGTCGCCAAAGTCTGGAAGGATTATGATAGGGACAAGGATGATAAAATTTCCTGGGAAGAATACAAACAAGCCACCTATGGTTACTACCTAG GAAACCCCGCAGAGTTTCATGATTCTTCAGATCATCACACTTTTAAAAAGATGCTGCCACGTGATGAGAGAAGATTCAAAGCTGCAGACCTCAATGGTGACCtgacagctactcgggaggagtTCACTGCCTTTCTGCATCCTGAAGAGTTTGAACATATGAAGGAAATTGTGGTTTTG GAAACCCTGGAGGACATCGACAAGAACGGGGATGGGTTTGTGGATCAGGATGAGTATATTG CGGATATGTTTTCCCATGAGGAGAATGGCCCTGAGCCAGACTGGGTTTTATCAGAACGGGAGCAGTTTAATGAATTCCGGGATCTGAACAAGGACGGGAAGTTGGACAAAGATGAGATTCGCCACTGGATCCTCCCTCAAGATTACGATCATGCACAGGCTGAGGCCAGGCATCTGGTATATGAGTCAGACAAAAACAAG GATGAGAAGCTAACTAAAGAGGAAATATTGGAGAACTGGAACATGTTTGTTGGAAGCCAAGCTACCAATTATGGGGAAGATCTCACAAAAAATCATGATGAGCTTTGA